GCTCAGCTTGGACGACCGTGAAGCTGAACGGCACGCTCGGCGTTCATCTCGCCTTGCTTGTCAAAACTGAAGGTCTTCTGCGGTTCGCCGAGCAATTCGGCCTTTTTCGCGTGGTATTCGTCGAAGGACAAACCGCGACGATTCAACGCCTCCAGCGCCAGTTCCCTGCTTTCTTCAGCAGTGTAGGGCCGCAATTCCGGGGAAACATGGCTGGCACATCCGGTGAGAACGGAGACCGCAAGCAGCAAGAAAGTGGTGAGTAGGGTTTTCATGATGTGGCGTCCTGGCATCTGGGTTCGGGTCAATGAACACAGGCTACCCCCGCCTCTCGATGGGCAGAAATCAACGCTTTCGATAGTGGCTATCGACTTTGCCTGATGACCTTCCGTCCAGGCCGAAGTTACCGACGAATTCCTGAAGATCTGGCGCCGCGTGCTGCAAGGCGAAGCCGTGGATTTCGAAGGCAAACACTCGCAAGTGAAGAACGCCAATGCGTTATTCCGTTGTTGCCTGAACCGTACGCCAGCCTGGCGGGCCGCGGTGTCACCAACCTCACCGGCTGTTTGGCGAATCGATCGCCAATGACGTGCTGCCCGCCAAAGCCACGGCCTGAAACGATGTGGCGAGGGAGCTTGCTCCCGCTGGGCTGCGGTGCAGTCCCATAACAGGCCCGCACGTTTTTTCTGAAAGACCGCGTCAACCTGTTTACGACTGCTGCGCAGCCGAGCGGGAGCAAGCTCCCTCGCCACAAAGGCCGCCCCAAGAGGTTTGTGTTGAGTTAACTGAGGAACCCCGCGTGACAGCTTGAGCCGTAACGTGACGCGCATGCGACTGATCAAGATCGGCGAACTGGCGGCGAACAAGCGCCGACCGACCGAAAACGTGCAGGACGAGCGTCTGATGCACTTGTCGATTCAACCCACCAGATTGCAGTGCAACGCGTCATCGTGGCTACGTTCCAGACTGTGCAGCACCTGGAACGAGCCGAAGGTCACGGTTTTCGCCTGATGGGCGCGAATCAGCTGCCAGAAATCCTGCTCGCCGCTTTCAAAACTTTGAAACGCCGCTTCCCCCGCCTCGCGAGATTGCCATTGCAGGTAGTTGAGCACCCGCCGGCCATCGTCGCTGGCCTGGATACTGG
This DNA window, taken from Pseudomonas fluorescens NCIMB 11764, encodes the following:
- a CDS encoding antibiotic biosynthesis monooxygenase, which translates into the protein MQAPEKNRSFTQLIEFEIEPHQQPALVSALSKQTERLAQGYSGFLSASIQASDDGRRVLNYLQWQSREAGEAAFQSFESGEQDFWQLIRAHQAKTVTFGSFQVLHSLERSHDDALHCNLVG